One Cucumis sativus cultivar 9930 chromosome 1, Cucumber_9930_V3, whole genome shotgun sequence DNA segment encodes these proteins:
- the LOC101216553 gene encoding uncharacterized protein LOC101216553 isoform X1, whose amino-acid sequence MENSSGVDDQGSGWFEVKKKHRSSSKFSLQSWVGGFSGKNSSDSMCRTNLVNKNPQNDRSNSKSHPPTGGSYAVYTQSNTENCVATSIGDDEGSHSPDKCMVRQDTEFPKSSVLHIADSNAGNEECEKVSHRDMPGVVQKIKWGDLEDDSLVLNNSANGVEIKFGNIGEVDLGVSEKNEVKHDLASLVSSSVDTQVSTLVAASVRDEEASDQTLLSTNEINSCQVSHQDINREFIEDLKVISNSEATVCSVIDGSNFKDTRNENTKPVDNHSSNFDFLFCEEAGTEAKVQKAIKVHEVENPVLHEAAGEPEISSLSLPVQNAESVSTKTSGHENSGGCSDSVEETQIEQGSGTHNVQVVSAPSEGATGESKERFRQRLWCFLFENLNRAVDELYLLCELECDLEQMKEAILVLEEAASDFKELNTRVEEFEEVKKLSSQSIDGMPITMKSDHCRPHALSWEVRRMTNSPHKAEILSSSLEAFKKIRQERANMLEASKKLPGNECLSPQCMDQMKKTSTINCVVHDAPDSASKAAGNKGVDLTPGSLSGKEKNTESLGSDKVNVAQNIRSRPQNSSSINSSKPPLAVKFKREQLESDVERLVSRRERALAEGTCEKTQKPVEHSKRQATVSEKDKEKEKRNMGARKSMDAWKEKRNWEDILSSSIRISSRVSHLPGMSKKSAERVRVLHDKLMSPDKKKKTSLDVKREAEEKHARAMKIRCELENERVQKLQRTSEKLNRVNEWQAVRTMKLREGMYARHQRSESRHEAFLAQVVKRAGDESSKVNEVRFITSLNEENKKIMLRQKLHGSELRRAEKLQVMKIKQKEDMAREEAVLERKKLIEAEKLQRLAETQRKKEEAHVRREEERKASSAAREARAMEQLRRKEERARAQQEEAELMAQKLAERLSESEQRRKFYLEQIRERASMDFRDQSSPLLRRYMHKDGPSRSATNNNVDEQGPSSSDLGSGLAMGKTTLQQHMKRRIKRIRQRLMALKYEFVETTNGAENVSIGYRTSIGTARAKIGRWLQELQKLRQARKEGAASLGLIIAEMIKYLDGRELELQASRQAGLLDFIASALPASHTSKPEACQVMIHLLKLLRVVLSASANRSYFLAQNLLPPIIPMLSTALENYIKIAASINAPGNGVQSSRTSIENFESSSEVLDGSLWTITTIIGHINPEGPQLQMWDGLLELLVAYQVIQRLRDLFALYDRPQVEGSPFPSSILLSIRLLVVLTSRPGTDSTINCVLPFSENLTGVESGIAISTMSRDFPRTGFTEDGIPLESGLNGGKILQNPKMTVDQLDESCEQKIKTGMIPIDGGQREPQTDCFIEANGVNLIQIDIQDEPQDGEIVLKPYVSQGDQKQHVDVVSDEGIKNVTKMKPPIAYLLSAISDTGIVGLLSLLTAVLLQANNRLSSEQPCRLKAMVSSCSCCLILFLASYILPSNFEDVATGVLKVLNNLAFLDLKFMQRVLARPDLKMEFFHLMSFLLSHCSSKWAAPSDPIGLLLLESLSILGHFALFHPGNQEVLRWGKSPTILHKVCDLPFVFFSDPELMPVLASTLVAACYGCEQNKSVVQQELSIDMLLSLLRSCKNNLLVPALPSTSTQENEESNESNPNGFESRKPQTDGIIRATRNVSRITRTSLGRPGGVSSGNSNRNNKTRNQRDNRSAKASDEITLKHNQPAMEVASVMLHYRFPSSFLDRAEQFFSADISTAVDG is encoded by the exons ATGGAGAACAGCAGTGGAGTGGATGATCAGGGATCAGGATGGTTCGAAGTGAAAAAG AAGCACAGGAGCAGTTCTAAGTTTTCCCTACAGAGTTGGGTTGGAGGATTTTCGGGAAAAAATTCGTCTGATTCTATGTGCAGGACAAATCTTGTGAATAAAAATCCCCAAAATGACAGGTCAAACTCAAAGTCTCATCCTCCAACAGGAGGAAGCTATGCAGTATATACCCAAAGTAATACTGAGAATTGTGTTGCTACATCAATTGGAGATGATGAAGGTTCACATTCCCCTGATAAATGTATGGTCAGACAAGACACTGAATTCCCCAAGTCATCTGTTTTGCACATTGCAGATTCTAATGCTGGAAATGAAGAATGTGAGAAAGTCTCCCATAGGGATATGCCTGGAGTGGtccaaaaaatcaaatgggGTGATCTAGAGGATGATAGTTTGGTATTGAATAACAGTGCTAATGGAGTTGAAATAAAGTTTGGTAATATTGGAGAGGTTGATCTAGGTGTCTCTGAAAAAAATGAGGTTAAGCATGACTTGGCTTCACTCGTATCTTCATCCGTAGATACCCAAGTGAGCACATTGGTGGCAGCATCAGTCAGAGACGAGGAGGCCTCTGATCAGACTCTTTTGTCAACTAATGAGATCAATTCATGCCAAGTTAGCCATCAAGATATTAATAGGGAATTTATAGAAGATTTGAAAGTAATAAGTAATAGTGAAGCAACAGTCTGTTCTGTTATTGATGGTTCAAATTTCAAGGATACGAGAAATGAAAACACCAAACCTGTAGATAATCACagttcaaattttgattttctcttttgtgaAGAAGCTGGAACTGAGGCAAAAGTCCAGAAGGCTATCAAGGTACATGAGGTCGAAAATCCAGTGCTCCATGAAGCAGCTGGTGAGCCTGAGATTTCTAGCTTGTCATTGCCTGTTCAGAATGCTGAGTCAGTTTCAACTAAAACTAGTGGACATGAAAATTCAGGGGGTTGCTCTGATTCGGTTGAAGAAACTCAAATTGAACAAGGGAGTGGAACTCATAATGTGCAAGTTGTGAGTGCCCCCAGTGAAGGTGCGACAGGTGAGAGTAAAGAAAGGTTTAGGCAGCGGCTCTGGTGCTTCCTTTTTGAGAATCTTAATCGAGCTGTAGATGAACTTTATCTCCTTTGTGAACTGGAATGTGACTTGGAACAGATGAAAGAAGCCATTCTTGTTCTTGAAGAGGCTGCATCTGACTTTAAAGAGCTAAATACTAGGGTGGAGGAGTTTGAAGAGGTAAAGAAGTTGTCTTCTCAGTCTATTGATGGGATGCCAATCACTATGAAGAGTGACCATTGTAGGCCACATGCTCTCTCTTGGGAG GTTCGGCGGATGACAAATTCTCCTCATAAAGCAGAGATTTTATCGTCATCACTTGAGGCATTTAAGAAAATTCGGCAAGAGAGAGCCAACATGCTTGAAGCAAGCAAAAAACTTCCCGGGAATGAGTGTCTAAGTCCTCAGTGTATggatcaaatgaagaaaacttcTACAATAAATTGTGTAGTGCATGATGCTCCAGATTCAGCATCAAAAGCGGCAGGAAATAAAGGTGTAGATCTCACTCCTGGGAGCCTtagtggaaaagaaaagaatactGAGTCTCTTGGTTCTGATAAGGTTAATGTTGCGCAAAATATACGTTCACGACCACAGAATTCCTCTTCTATAAATTCATCAAAGCCACCTCTAGCTGTAAAATTTAAGCGAGAGCAACTTGAATCTGATGTAGAAAGGTTAGTTTCTAGAAGAGAAAGGGCTCTAGCAGAAGGCACATGTGAGAAAACTCAGAAACCTGTAGAACATTCCAAAAGACAAGCAACTGTTTCTGAAAAAGacaaggaaaaagagaagaggaaTATGGGTGCTCGAAAATCCATGGATGcatggaaagaaaagaggaactGGGAAGACATACTTTCATCATCCATACGTATTAGTTCTCGAGTTTCACATTTGCCAGGCATGAGCAAGAAAAGTGCTGAGCGTGTACGAGTGCTGCATGATAAACTAATGTCCCcagacaagaagaagaaaacttctTTAGATGTAAAAAGGGAGGCAGAAGAAAAGCATGCTCGTGCAATGAAAATTAGATGTGAACTAGAGAATGAAAGGGTTCAGAAACTGCAGCGTACTTCAGAGAAATTAAATCGTGTTAATGAATGGCAGGCTGTTCGCACTATGAAATTAAGGGAGGGAATGTATGCTCGCCACCAGCGCAGTGAATCTCGACATGAAGCTTTCCTAGCTCAAGTTGTGAAGAGAGCTGGTGATGAAAGTAGTAAGGTGAATGAGGTTCGTTTCATCACCTccttaaatgaagaaaataaaaagattatgCTGCGGCAGAAGCTTCATGGTTCTGAGTTGAGGAGAGCTGAAAAGCTTCAggtaatgaaaattaaacaaaaggaAGACATGGCTAGAGAAGAAGCAGTGTTAGAACGGAAGAAATTGATCGAAGCTGAAAAATTGCAGCGCCTTGCTGAAACACagaggaaaaaggaagagGCTCATGTTCGAAGGGAAGAAGAGCGGAAAGCATCTAGTGCAGCGAGGGAGGCGAGGGCCATGGAACAGCTACgaaggaaagaggaaagagCAAGAGCCCAACAAGAAGAAGCTGAACTCATGGCCCAGAAATTGGCTGAGCGACTTAGTGAAAGTGAACAGCGACGAAAGTTTTATTTGGAGCAAATACGGGAGAGGGCTTCTATGGATTTTAGGGACCAATCTTCACCCTTGCTGCGACGATATATGCATAAGGATGGTCCAAGTAGATCGGCAACTAATAACAATGTTGATGAGCAGGGGCCCAGTAGCTCTGACTTGGGTTCTGGTCTTGCAATGGGTAAGACAACATTGCAACAACACATGAAACGAAGGATCAAAAGAATTCGACAGAGGCTTATGGCTCTGAAGTACGAATTTGTTGAGACCACTAATGGAGCTGAAAATGTTAGCATTGGATATAGAACATCCATTGGAACTGCGAGGGCAAAAATAGGTAGGTGGCTTCAAGAACTTCAGAAACTTCGCCAAGCAAGAAAAGAAGGAGCTGCAAGTTTGGGGCTGATAATTGCTGAAATGATCAAG taCTTGGATGGCAGGGAACTTGAGCTGCAAGCTTCTCGTCAAGCTGGCTTACTTGATTTTATTGCTTCTGCCCTTCCTGCTTCTCACACATCTAAACCAGAAGCCTGTCAAGTGATGATACACCTATTAAAATTGCTTAGGGTAGTATTATCTGCATCAGCAAACAGAAGTTACTTTCTTGCACAGAATCTCTTGCCACCAATCATCCCAATGCTATCAACAGCCCTTGAGAACTACATTAAGATTGCAGCTTCTATTAATGCCCCTGGTAATGGGGTTCAATCAAGTAGAACGtctattgaaaattttgagtcGAGCTCTGAAGTACTGGATGGGTCTTTGTGGACTATCACAACGATAATTGGTCATATAAACCCAGAAGGGCCACAACTCCAAATGTGGGATGGTTTGCTAGAACTATTGGTTGCCTACCAGGTTATTCAACGGCTTCGGGATCTTTTTGCACTTTATGACAGACCTCAGGTGGAAGGGTCTCCATTTCCTTCTTCGATTCTTTTAAGTATACGTCTTTTGGTGGTTTTAACATCAAGACCTGGAACTGATAGTACCATTAATTGTGTATTACCATTTAGTGAAAATTTGACGGGGGTTGAAAGTGGAATTGCTATTTCTACCATGTCTAGAGATTTTCCTAGAACAGGTTTCACTGAGGATGGTATACCTTTAGAATCTGGGTTAAATGGGGGTAAAATcttacaaaatccaaaaatgaCCGTAGATCAACTGGATGAGTCATGTGAGCAGAAGATAAAGACTGGGATGATACCCATTGATGGTGGTCAGAGGGAGCCGCAGACTGATTGCTTTATTGAGGCAAATGGTGTTAATCTTATCCAGATCGATATTCAGGATGAACCACAAGATGGTGAAATTGTCTTGAAACCTTATGTATCCCAAGGGGATCAAAAACAACATGTGGATGTTGTATCTGACGAAGGGATAAAAAATGTTACGAAGATGAAACCACCAATAGCGTATCTATTATCTGCTATATCTGATACTGGAATTGTTGGTCTCCTGTCTTTACTAACAGCTGTATTGTTGCAAGCAAACAATAGATTATCATCCGAACAG CCATGCAGACTGAAAGCCATGGTTTCTTCATGCTCATGTTGCCTCATTCTCTTTTTG GCCTCATATATCCTTCCGTCTAACTTTGAAGATGTTGCTACTGGTGTGCTGAAGGTGTTAAATAATCTAGCCTTCTTGGATCTTAAATTTATGCAGCGAGTGCTA GCTAGACCAGACCTGAAAATGGAGTTTTTCCATTTAATGAGTTTCCTTCTCTCGCACTGCTCAAGCAAGTGGGCAGCTCCCAGCGATCCG ATAGGTCTTCTGCTTCTCGAATCTCTATCGATTCTTGGGCATTTTGCTTTGTTCCATCCTGGGAATCAAGAAGTCCTTCGCTGGGGAAAGAGTCCAACCATACTCCACAAG GTGTGCGACTTGCCGTTTGTGTTCTTCAGCGACCCTGAATTGATGCCAGTGTTGGCTAGTACCTTGGTTGCTGCCTGTTATGGGTGTGAACAAAATAAGTCCGTTGTTCAACAAGAGCTAAGTATAGATATGCTGCTTTCATTATTGAGATCCTGCAAAAATAATCTACTAGTACCAGCTTTACCATCGACTTCAACACAAGAGAACGAGGAATCTAATGAGTCTAACCCAAATGGTTTCGAGTCTAGAAAACCTCAAACAGACGGTATCATTAGAGCCACCCGCAATGTCAGCAGAATCACAAGAACTTCCTTAGGAAGACCTGGAGGAGTTTCCTCAGGAAATAGCAATAGgaataacaaaacaagaaaccaAAGAGATAACAGATCAGCTAAAGCATCTGATGAAATAACTTTGAAGCACAATCAACCAGCAATGGAAGTTGCATCTGTGATGTTGCATTATAGATTCCCTAGCAGTTTTCTTGATAGAGCAGAGCAGTTCTTTTCAGCTGACATTTCCACTGCTGTTGATGGATAA
- the LOC101216553 gene encoding uncharacterized protein LOC101216553 isoform X5 — MENSSGVDDQGSGWFEVKKKHRSSSKFSLQSWVGGFSGKNSSDSMCRTNLVNKNPQNDRSNSKSHPPTGGSYAVYTQSNTENCVATSIGDDEGSHSPDKCMVRQDTEFPKSSVLHIADSNAGNEECEKVSHRDMPGVVQKIKWGDLEDDSLVLNNSANGVEIKFGNIGEVDLGVSEKNEVKHDLASLVSSSVDTQVSTLVAASVRDEEASDQTLLSTNEINSCQVSHQDINREFIEDLKVISNSEATVCSVIDGSNFKDTRNENTKPVDNHSSNFDFLFCEEAGTEAKVQKAIKVHEVENPVLHEAAGEPEISSLSLPVQNAESVSTKTSGHENSGGCSDSVEETQIEQGSGTHNVQVVSAPSEGATGESKERFRQRLWCFLFENLNRAVDELYLLCELECDLEQMKEAILVLEEAASDFKELNTRVEEFEEVKKLSSQSIDGMPITMKSDHCRPHALSWEVRRMTNSPHKAEILSSSLEAFKKIRQERANMLEASKKLPGNECLSPQCMDQMKKTSTINCVVHDAPDSASKAAGNKGVDLTPGSLSGKEKNTESLGSDKVNVAQNIRSRPQNSSSINSSKPPLAVKFKREQLESDVERLVSRRERALAEGTCEKTQKPVEHSKRQATVSEKDKEKEKRNMGARKSMDAWKEKRNWEDILSSSIRISSRVSHLPGMSKKSAERVRVLHDKLMSPDKKKKTSLDVKREAEEKHARAMKIRCELENERVQKLQRTSEKLNRVNEWQAVRTMKLREGMYARHQRSESRHEAFLAQVVKRAGDESSKVNEVRFITSLNEENKKIMLRQKLHGSELRRAEKLQVMKIKQKEDMAREEAVLERKKLIEAEKLQRLAETQRKKEEAHVRREEERKASSAAREARAMEQLRRKEERARAQQEEAELMAQKLAERLSESEQRRKFYLEQIRERASMDFRDQSSPLLRRYMHKDGPSRSATNNNVDEQGPSSSDLGSGLAMGKTTLQQHMKRRIKRIRQRLMALKYEFVETTNGAENVSIGYRTSIGTARAKIGRWLQELQKLRQARKEGAASLGLIIAEMIKYLDGRELELQASRQAGLLDFIASALPASHTSKPEACQVMIHLLKLLRVVLSASANRSYFLAQNLLPPIIPMLSTALENYIKIAASINAPGNGVQSSRTSIENFESSSEVLDGSLWTITTIIGHINPEGPQLQMWDGLLELLVAYQVIQRLRDLFALYDRPQVEGSPFPSSILLSIRLLVVLTSRPGTDSTINCVLPFSENLTGVESGIAISTMSRDFPRTGFTEDGIPLESGLNGGKILQNPKMTVDQLDESCEQKIKTGMIPIDGGQREPQTDCFIEANGVNLIQIDIQDEPQDGEIVLKPYVSQGDQKQHVDVVSDEGIKNVTKMKPPIAYLLSAISDTGIVGLLSLLTAVLLQANNRLSSEQPCRLKAMVSSCSCCLILFLASYILPSNFEDVATGVLKVLNNLAFLDLKFMQRVLARPDLKMEFFHLMSFLLSHCSSKWAAPSDPPLLSSHDVNVIKEQLTDYNNFEDS, encoded by the exons ATGGAGAACAGCAGTGGAGTGGATGATCAGGGATCAGGATGGTTCGAAGTGAAAAAG AAGCACAGGAGCAGTTCTAAGTTTTCCCTACAGAGTTGGGTTGGAGGATTTTCGGGAAAAAATTCGTCTGATTCTATGTGCAGGACAAATCTTGTGAATAAAAATCCCCAAAATGACAGGTCAAACTCAAAGTCTCATCCTCCAACAGGAGGAAGCTATGCAGTATATACCCAAAGTAATACTGAGAATTGTGTTGCTACATCAATTGGAGATGATGAAGGTTCACATTCCCCTGATAAATGTATGGTCAGACAAGACACTGAATTCCCCAAGTCATCTGTTTTGCACATTGCAGATTCTAATGCTGGAAATGAAGAATGTGAGAAAGTCTCCCATAGGGATATGCCTGGAGTGGtccaaaaaatcaaatgggGTGATCTAGAGGATGATAGTTTGGTATTGAATAACAGTGCTAATGGAGTTGAAATAAAGTTTGGTAATATTGGAGAGGTTGATCTAGGTGTCTCTGAAAAAAATGAGGTTAAGCATGACTTGGCTTCACTCGTATCTTCATCCGTAGATACCCAAGTGAGCACATTGGTGGCAGCATCAGTCAGAGACGAGGAGGCCTCTGATCAGACTCTTTTGTCAACTAATGAGATCAATTCATGCCAAGTTAGCCATCAAGATATTAATAGGGAATTTATAGAAGATTTGAAAGTAATAAGTAATAGTGAAGCAACAGTCTGTTCTGTTATTGATGGTTCAAATTTCAAGGATACGAGAAATGAAAACACCAAACCTGTAGATAATCACagttcaaattttgattttctcttttgtgaAGAAGCTGGAACTGAGGCAAAAGTCCAGAAGGCTATCAAGGTACATGAGGTCGAAAATCCAGTGCTCCATGAAGCAGCTGGTGAGCCTGAGATTTCTAGCTTGTCATTGCCTGTTCAGAATGCTGAGTCAGTTTCAACTAAAACTAGTGGACATGAAAATTCAGGGGGTTGCTCTGATTCGGTTGAAGAAACTCAAATTGAACAAGGGAGTGGAACTCATAATGTGCAAGTTGTGAGTGCCCCCAGTGAAGGTGCGACAGGTGAGAGTAAAGAAAGGTTTAGGCAGCGGCTCTGGTGCTTCCTTTTTGAGAATCTTAATCGAGCTGTAGATGAACTTTATCTCCTTTGTGAACTGGAATGTGACTTGGAACAGATGAAAGAAGCCATTCTTGTTCTTGAAGAGGCTGCATCTGACTTTAAAGAGCTAAATACTAGGGTGGAGGAGTTTGAAGAGGTAAAGAAGTTGTCTTCTCAGTCTATTGATGGGATGCCAATCACTATGAAGAGTGACCATTGTAGGCCACATGCTCTCTCTTGGGAG GTTCGGCGGATGACAAATTCTCCTCATAAAGCAGAGATTTTATCGTCATCACTTGAGGCATTTAAGAAAATTCGGCAAGAGAGAGCCAACATGCTTGAAGCAAGCAAAAAACTTCCCGGGAATGAGTGTCTAAGTCCTCAGTGTATggatcaaatgaagaaaacttcTACAATAAATTGTGTAGTGCATGATGCTCCAGATTCAGCATCAAAAGCGGCAGGAAATAAAGGTGTAGATCTCACTCCTGGGAGCCTtagtggaaaagaaaagaatactGAGTCTCTTGGTTCTGATAAGGTTAATGTTGCGCAAAATATACGTTCACGACCACAGAATTCCTCTTCTATAAATTCATCAAAGCCACCTCTAGCTGTAAAATTTAAGCGAGAGCAACTTGAATCTGATGTAGAAAGGTTAGTTTCTAGAAGAGAAAGGGCTCTAGCAGAAGGCACATGTGAGAAAACTCAGAAACCTGTAGAACATTCCAAAAGACAAGCAACTGTTTCTGAAAAAGacaaggaaaaagagaagaggaaTATGGGTGCTCGAAAATCCATGGATGcatggaaagaaaagaggaactGGGAAGACATACTTTCATCATCCATACGTATTAGTTCTCGAGTTTCACATTTGCCAGGCATGAGCAAGAAAAGTGCTGAGCGTGTACGAGTGCTGCATGATAAACTAATGTCCCcagacaagaagaagaaaacttctTTAGATGTAAAAAGGGAGGCAGAAGAAAAGCATGCTCGTGCAATGAAAATTAGATGTGAACTAGAGAATGAAAGGGTTCAGAAACTGCAGCGTACTTCAGAGAAATTAAATCGTGTTAATGAATGGCAGGCTGTTCGCACTATGAAATTAAGGGAGGGAATGTATGCTCGCCACCAGCGCAGTGAATCTCGACATGAAGCTTTCCTAGCTCAAGTTGTGAAGAGAGCTGGTGATGAAAGTAGTAAGGTGAATGAGGTTCGTTTCATCACCTccttaaatgaagaaaataaaaagattatgCTGCGGCAGAAGCTTCATGGTTCTGAGTTGAGGAGAGCTGAAAAGCTTCAggtaatgaaaattaaacaaaaggaAGACATGGCTAGAGAAGAAGCAGTGTTAGAACGGAAGAAATTGATCGAAGCTGAAAAATTGCAGCGCCTTGCTGAAACACagaggaaaaaggaagagGCTCATGTTCGAAGGGAAGAAGAGCGGAAAGCATCTAGTGCAGCGAGGGAGGCGAGGGCCATGGAACAGCTACgaaggaaagaggaaagagCAAGAGCCCAACAAGAAGAAGCTGAACTCATGGCCCAGAAATTGGCTGAGCGACTTAGTGAAAGTGAACAGCGACGAAAGTTTTATTTGGAGCAAATACGGGAGAGGGCTTCTATGGATTTTAGGGACCAATCTTCACCCTTGCTGCGACGATATATGCATAAGGATGGTCCAAGTAGATCGGCAACTAATAACAATGTTGATGAGCAGGGGCCCAGTAGCTCTGACTTGGGTTCTGGTCTTGCAATGGGTAAGACAACATTGCAACAACACATGAAACGAAGGATCAAAAGAATTCGACAGAGGCTTATGGCTCTGAAGTACGAATTTGTTGAGACCACTAATGGAGCTGAAAATGTTAGCATTGGATATAGAACATCCATTGGAACTGCGAGGGCAAAAATAGGTAGGTGGCTTCAAGAACTTCAGAAACTTCGCCAAGCAAGAAAAGAAGGAGCTGCAAGTTTGGGGCTGATAATTGCTGAAATGATCAAG taCTTGGATGGCAGGGAACTTGAGCTGCAAGCTTCTCGTCAAGCTGGCTTACTTGATTTTATTGCTTCTGCCCTTCCTGCTTCTCACACATCTAAACCAGAAGCCTGTCAAGTGATGATACACCTATTAAAATTGCTTAGGGTAGTATTATCTGCATCAGCAAACAGAAGTTACTTTCTTGCACAGAATCTCTTGCCACCAATCATCCCAATGCTATCAACAGCCCTTGAGAACTACATTAAGATTGCAGCTTCTATTAATGCCCCTGGTAATGGGGTTCAATCAAGTAGAACGtctattgaaaattttgagtcGAGCTCTGAAGTACTGGATGGGTCTTTGTGGACTATCACAACGATAATTGGTCATATAAACCCAGAAGGGCCACAACTCCAAATGTGGGATGGTTTGCTAGAACTATTGGTTGCCTACCAGGTTATTCAACGGCTTCGGGATCTTTTTGCACTTTATGACAGACCTCAGGTGGAAGGGTCTCCATTTCCTTCTTCGATTCTTTTAAGTATACGTCTTTTGGTGGTTTTAACATCAAGACCTGGAACTGATAGTACCATTAATTGTGTATTACCATTTAGTGAAAATTTGACGGGGGTTGAAAGTGGAATTGCTATTTCTACCATGTCTAGAGATTTTCCTAGAACAGGTTTCACTGAGGATGGTATACCTTTAGAATCTGGGTTAAATGGGGGTAAAATcttacaaaatccaaaaatgaCCGTAGATCAACTGGATGAGTCATGTGAGCAGAAGATAAAGACTGGGATGATACCCATTGATGGTGGTCAGAGGGAGCCGCAGACTGATTGCTTTATTGAGGCAAATGGTGTTAATCTTATCCAGATCGATATTCAGGATGAACCACAAGATGGTGAAATTGTCTTGAAACCTTATGTATCCCAAGGGGATCAAAAACAACATGTGGATGTTGTATCTGACGAAGGGATAAAAAATGTTACGAAGATGAAACCACCAATAGCGTATCTATTATCTGCTATATCTGATACTGGAATTGTTGGTCTCCTGTCTTTACTAACAGCTGTATTGTTGCAAGCAAACAATAGATTATCATCCGAACAG CCATGCAGACTGAAAGCCATGGTTTCTTCATGCTCATGTTGCCTCATTCTCTTTTTG GCCTCATATATCCTTCCGTCTAACTTTGAAGATGTTGCTACTGGTGTGCTGAAGGTGTTAAATAATCTAGCCTTCTTGGATCTTAAATTTATGCAGCGAGTGCTA GCTAGACCAGACCTGAAAATGGAGTTTTTCCATTTAATGAGTTTCCTTCTCTCGCACTGCTCAAGCAAGTGGGCAGCTCCCAGCGATCCG CCTTTGCTTTCAAGCCATGATGTGAATGTAATCAAGGAACAGCTAACAGATTACAACAACTTTGAAGACAGTTAA